A section of the Caballeronia sp. M1242 genome encodes:
- a CDS encoding GlxA family transcriptional regulator — MMYASGTGRLEAVRSPERHAPSADTAKRIGILIFEDFSLVEVSSISEVFSLANEVRLPAAGVERGEPHAFPQRTPNYSLQFVSSVGGSIASSCSMRIWTESIEARWMNECDALFIAGGAGARLARQDALLRKQLGRVAPKIPFIKAIGEGAHILAAANLTLQNRSLDFNEEPGAQALSSALSPALSNALCIAEQTLTLDDPKGPIAAALSMVKRDYGAAVAREVSERSIPGAWQKLAMVLDDTDSVGVRQKIDAAARWIRENYVKPISITDAARVAAMSERNFLRRFKAQIGLTPSEYLLRARLDASCMLLAATDLPVDKIARRCGAGSGDGLAKIFRKRLSISPTEYRLAGRRKQADSS; from the coding sequence ATGATGTACGCCAGTGGTACGGGCAGGCTCGAAGCGGTGCGCTCGCCCGAACGTCATGCGCCGTCCGCCGACACGGCCAAGCGGATCGGCATTCTGATCTTCGAGGACTTCTCGCTCGTCGAAGTCAGTTCGATCTCCGAGGTCTTCTCGCTCGCGAACGAAGTGCGCCTGCCCGCGGCCGGCGTCGAACGTGGGGAGCCGCACGCTTTCCCGCAGCGCACGCCGAACTATTCGCTGCAGTTCGTGTCAAGCGTGGGGGGCAGCATTGCAAGCAGCTGCTCGATGCGCATCTGGACCGAAAGCATCGAAGCGCGCTGGATGAACGAATGCGATGCGCTTTTCATCGCAGGCGGCGCGGGCGCGCGGCTGGCTCGGCAGGACGCGCTCCTCAGAAAGCAGTTGGGCCGCGTCGCGCCGAAGATCCCGTTCATCAAGGCCATCGGCGAAGGCGCGCATATTCTCGCGGCGGCGAACTTGACGCTGCAGAACCGGTCTCTTGATTTCAACGAAGAGCCGGGCGCGCAGGCGTTGTCGTCGGCGCTGTCGCCGGCGTTATCGAATGCGCTGTGCATCGCCGAGCAGACGCTCACGCTCGACGATCCGAAAGGCCCGATCGCCGCGGCGCTCTCGATGGTCAAGCGCGATTACGGCGCGGCCGTGGCGCGCGAAGTCTCGGAGCGGTCTATTCCCGGCGCGTGGCAGAAGCTCGCCATGGTGCTCGACGACACCGACAGCGTCGGCGTGCGTCAGAAAATCGATGCTGCCGCGCGCTGGATTCGCGAGAACTACGTGAAGCCGATCTCGATCACGGATGCGGCGCGCGTCGCGGCCATGAGCGAACGCAATTTTCTGCGGCGCTTCAAGGCGCAGATCGGGCTCACGCCGTCGGAATACTTGCTGCGCGCGCGTCTGGATGCAAGCTGCATGCTGCTCGCCGCGACGGACTTGCCGGTGGACAAGATTGCGCGGCGTTGCGGCGCGGGCAGCGGCGACGGCCTCGCAAAGATTTTCCGTAAGCGCCTTTCGATTTCGCCGACCGAATATCGGCTCGCCGGCCGCAGAAAGCAGGCGGACAGTTCATAA
- a CDS encoding phosphatase PAP2 family protein, with the protein MQERVLWIFSNLGDAALLLPLALVCALWLRSVDMRLAVRWAVLLGLGMGLVGLSKILYAGCGLELSAVNFRMISGHTMLAASIYTVAGGLLAGSLGGWWYRLGAAGGLGLAALIGASRIIQDAHTPSEVVVGWLLGAAIATMLLVRVFEQPRKMPRAVVAGVGLLAVSSIAYGHHAPFQRLIEHYSWWLCKGLGL; encoded by the coding sequence ATGCAAGAACGGGTACTGTGGATTTTTTCGAATCTCGGGGATGCGGCGCTTTTACTGCCGCTCGCGTTGGTCTGCGCGCTCTGGCTGCGCTCGGTGGACATGCGCCTTGCCGTGCGCTGGGCCGTGTTGCTCGGCCTCGGCATGGGCCTCGTCGGACTCTCGAAGATTCTCTATGCGGGCTGCGGGCTGGAGTTGTCCGCGGTCAACTTTCGCATGATCAGCGGGCACACCATGCTGGCCGCTTCCATCTACACGGTGGCGGGCGGACTACTCGCGGGCAGTCTCGGTGGCTGGTGGTATCGGCTGGGCGCGGCAGGCGGTCTCGGGCTCGCGGCGCTGATCGGAGCAAGCCGCATCATCCAGGACGCGCATACGCCGAGTGAAGTCGTCGTGGGCTGGCTGCTGGGCGCGGCCATCGCGACCATGCTGCTCGTGCGCGTGTTCGAGCAGCCGCGCAAGATGCCGCGCGCCGTCGTGGCGGGCGTCGGCCTGCTCGCGGTGTCGTCCATCGCTTACGGACATCACGCGCCGTTTCAGCGGCTGATCGAACATTACTCGTGGTGGCTGTGCAAGGGGCTCGGCCTCTGA
- a CDS encoding LysR family transcriptional regulator, whose translation MDRFLAMKVFARVVEAGSFSKAADALRLPPASVSRTLQALEAHLGARLLNRTTRSISITEDGEAYYERCVRVLGEVDDMEASLSRSKLSPKGNVKVSLPQVMAKNTIIPALPEFFAAYPDIGIELVLTDRQVDLVEEAVDCVVRVGAIGDVGLVAKRIGAYTQITCASPAYIEQYGEPQTLDDLDRHLAVGYVLNKSGRVRNWEFLVDGETRAVALKYKIAVNDADSYIACGLSGLGLIQSSSYTLDPHLKSGALRRVLADYPAQPRVVSVLYAANRHQPRRVRVFIDWVADLYARLPTFQESEARS comes from the coding sequence ATGGACCGCTTCCTTGCAATGAAAGTGTTCGCGCGCGTGGTCGAGGCGGGCAGCTTTTCGAAAGCCGCCGACGCGCTTCGCCTGCCGCCCGCGAGCGTGTCGAGAACGCTCCAGGCGCTCGAAGCGCATCTCGGCGCGCGCCTGCTCAATCGCACGACGCGCAGCATCAGCATCACCGAAGACGGCGAAGCCTATTACGAGCGATGCGTGCGCGTGCTCGGCGAAGTCGACGACATGGAGGCGTCGCTCTCGCGCTCCAAGCTGAGTCCCAAGGGCAACGTCAAGGTGAGTCTGCCGCAAGTGATGGCGAAGAACACCATCATTCCCGCGCTGCCGGAGTTCTTCGCGGCGTACCCGGATATCGGCATCGAACTGGTGCTCACGGACCGGCAGGTGGATCTGGTCGAAGAAGCCGTGGATTGCGTCGTGCGCGTAGGCGCGATCGGCGATGTCGGACTGGTGGCGAAGCGCATCGGCGCTTATACGCAGATCACGTGCGCGTCGCCGGCTTATATCGAGCAATACGGCGAGCCGCAGACGCTCGACGACCTGGACCGGCACCTCGCCGTGGGCTATGTGCTCAACAAGTCCGGACGCGTGCGCAACTGGGAATTTCTCGTGGACGGCGAAACGCGCGCCGTCGCGCTCAAGTACAAGATCGCCGTCAACGACGCCGATTCATATATCGCGTGTGGTCTATCGGGACTCGGGCTGATCCAGAGTTCGAGCTATACGCTCGATCCGCATCTGAAAAGCGGCGCGTTGCGCCGCGTGCTCGCGGACTATCCGGCGCAACCGCGCGTCGTGTCGGTGCTGTACGCGGCGAACCGGCATCAGCCGCGGCGCGTGCGCGTGTTCATCGACTGGGTCGCGGATTTGTACGCGCGCTTGCCGACATTTCAGGAAAGCGAGGCGCGGTCCTAG
- a CDS encoding nucleoside-diphosphate sugar epimerase/dehydratase has protein sequence MIRFKASWLSAGAFTFDLCAVAGTWLAAYLIRFNGTVPHDFRHGALVALTWVLPVYGVMFRVFGLYRGMWVFASLPDLMRISKSVVVGALVVMIGAVMAQPTPVIPRSVLIVAPLLLFLAMGGARALYRAGKEFYLYGGLVGQGKPVIVLGAGTAGAMLARELARSSEWRLVGLLDDDPAKQGREVLGHKVLGSFSDLSKVAEQYKTDYAIIAIPSSSVDEQRRVATLCVRAGVKVMVLPALNQLTQGEGGFLSRVRQIDLEDLLGREPVKIDMPHVEQLLHGRVVMVTGAGGSIGSELCRQILRFSPAQLVAYDLSEYAMYRLIEELHEKFPDFSVVPVVGDAKDSLLLDQTMARFTPHIVFHAAAYKHVPLMEEQNAWQAVRNNVLGTLRVARSAIRHDVRHFVLISTDKAVNPTNVMGASKRLAEMTCQALQQTAPRTQFETVRFGNVLGSAGSVIPKFQQQIAKGGPVTVTHPEITRFFMTIPEAAQLVLQASSMGRGGEIFILDMGQPVRIVDLARDLIRLYGYSEEQIRIVFTGLRPGEKLYEELLADDETTTRTPHPKLRIAQARGVPDGFIDELLPWLMQHRVLSDDEVRRDLRRWVPEYQTAAAPVLQSVQVTKAKAAN, from the coding sequence ATGATTCGATTCAAAGCTTCATGGCTTTCCGCAGGCGCCTTCACGTTCGACCTGTGCGCGGTCGCGGGCACCTGGCTTGCCGCTTATCTGATCCGCTTCAACGGCACCGTGCCGCATGACTTCCGGCACGGCGCGCTCGTCGCGCTCACGTGGGTGCTGCCCGTGTACGGCGTCATGTTCCGCGTCTTCGGGCTGTATCGCGGCATGTGGGTGTTCGCGAGCCTGCCGGATTTGATGCGGATTTCGAAGTCGGTGGTGGTCGGCGCGCTCGTCGTGATGATCGGCGCGGTGATGGCCCAGCCCACGCCCGTCATTCCGCGCTCCGTGCTGATCGTCGCGCCGCTGCTGCTGTTTCTGGCGATGGGCGGCGCGCGGGCGCTGTATCGCGCGGGCAAGGAGTTCTATTTGTATGGCGGGCTTGTCGGGCAAGGCAAGCCGGTGATCGTGCTGGGCGCGGGCACCGCCGGCGCGATGCTGGCGCGCGAACTCGCGCGGTCGTCGGAATGGCGTCTCGTCGGCCTGCTCGACGACGATCCCGCCAAGCAAGGCCGCGAAGTGCTCGGTCACAAGGTGCTCGGCTCGTTCAGCGACTTGTCGAAGGTCGCGGAGCAGTACAAGACCGACTACGCGATCATCGCGATTCCGTCTTCGTCCGTCGACGAGCAGCGGCGCGTCGCGACGCTTTGCGTGCGAGCGGGCGTCAAAGTCATGGTGCTGCCCGCGCTCAATCAGTTGACGCAAGGCGAGGGCGGTTTCCTCTCGCGCGTGCGCCAGATCGACCTCGAAGATTTGCTCGGCCGCGAGCCGGTGAAGATCGACATGCCGCACGTCGAGCAACTGCTGCACGGGCGTGTGGTGATGGTGACGGGCGCGGGCGGTTCCATCGGATCGGAACTGTGCCGGCAGATTCTGCGTTTCTCGCCGGCGCAACTCGTCGCCTATGATTTGAGCGAATACGCGATGTATCGCCTGATCGAAGAGTTGCACGAGAAGTTTCCGGACTTCTCCGTGGTGCCGGTGGTGGGCGACGCGAAAGACTCGCTGCTGCTCGATCAGACGATGGCGCGCTTCACGCCGCATATCGTGTTTCATGCGGCGGCCTACAAGCACGTGCCGCTAATGGAAGAGCAGAACGCGTGGCAGGCCGTGCGCAATAACGTGCTCGGCACGTTACGCGTCGCGCGCTCGGCGATCCGCCATGACGTGCGGCATTTCGTGCTCATTTCCACCGACAAGGCCGTCAATCCGACCAACGTGATGGGCGCGAGCAAGCGCCTCGCCGAGATGACGTGTCAGGCGTTGCAGCAAACCGCGCCGCGCACGCAGTTCGAGACCGTGCGCTTCGGCAATGTGCTGGGCAGCGCGGGCAGCGTGATCCCGAAGTTCCAGCAGCAGATCGCGAAGGGCGGCCCGGTGACGGTCACGCATCCGGAGATCACGCGCTTCTTCATGACGATTCCCGAAGCCGCGCAGCTCGTGTTGCAGGCATCGAGCATGGGGCGCGGCGGCGAAATCTTCATTCTCGACATGGGGCAGCCGGTGCGCATCGTCGATCTCGCGCGCGACCTGATTCGCCTCTATGGCTACAGCGAAGAGCAGATTCGCATCGTGTTCACGGGCTTGCGTCCGGGCGAAAAGCTCTACGAAGAACTGCTCGCCGACGACGAAACCACCACGCGCACGCCGCATCCGAAACTGCGCATCGCGCAGGCGCGGGGCGTGCCGGACGGGTTCATCGACGAACTGTTGCCGTGGCTCATGCAGCACCGCGTGCTGTCGGACGACGAAGTGCGCCGCGATCTGCGCAGATGGGTGCCGGAGTATCAGACCGCCGCCGCGCCGGTGCTGCAAAGCGTGCAGGTGACGAAGGCGAAGGCGGCGAACTGA
- a CDS encoding glycosyltransferase family 4 protein — protein MSASLFPFLVHSPWTAAVWVAAASLGVCALILFALLRTGLAWRLATDIPNDRSLHTRPTPRVGGWGIVPVAVIAMLLLTRSMWLAAVLAAALAAVSQIDDRRGLPARVRFGAHVAAVALLIGLYPAPVPGWALVAVGFLMVWLVNLYNFMDGSDGLAGGMALIGFGGYAVAALSGPVPQIDLGIASVAIAGAAAGFLLFNFHPARIFLGDSGSIPLGFFAGALGYWGWLKGTWPVWFPALVFAPFIGDASVTLLRRLARGEQFWQAHREHYYQRMVRLGVGHARTALAWYALMLAGVVLANLALAFAPVAQWVAVAGWAIVLVVAGLAVDTCWRRQAALASEHSRGSRG, from the coding sequence ATGAGTGCCTCGCTGTTTCCTTTCCTCGTGCATTCGCCGTGGACAGCAGCCGTATGGGTCGCGGCTGCGTCGCTTGGAGTCTGCGCGTTGATTCTGTTTGCGCTGCTGCGCACCGGTCTCGCGTGGCGGCTCGCCACCGATATCCCGAACGATCGTTCGCTGCACACGCGCCCGACGCCGCGCGTCGGCGGCTGGGGCATCGTGCCGGTCGCCGTCATCGCGATGCTGCTGCTCACGCGGTCGATGTGGCTCGCCGCCGTGCTTGCCGCGGCGCTCGCCGCCGTGTCGCAGATCGACGACCGCCGCGGCCTGCCTGCGCGCGTGCGGTTCGGGGCGCATGTCGCCGCCGTCGCATTGTTGATCGGGCTGTACCCGGCTCCGGTGCCGGGGTGGGCGCTCGTCGCGGTCGGCTTTCTGATGGTCTGGCTCGTCAATCTTTACAACTTCATGGACGGTTCGGACGGGCTTGCGGGCGGCATGGCGCTCATCGGCTTCGGCGGCTACGCGGTCGCGGCGCTGTCCGGGCCCGTGCCGCAGATCGATCTCGGCATCGCGAGCGTGGCCATCGCGGGCGCGGCGGCGGGGTTTCTGCTCTTCAACTTCCATCCGGCACGAATATTTCTAGGCGATTCAGGGTCGATTCCTCTAGGATTCTTCGCAGGCGCACTCGGTTATTGGGGCTGGCTGAAGGGCACGTGGCCGGTCTGGTTCCCGGCGCTCGTGTTTGCGCCGTTCATCGGCGATGCATCGGTCACGCTGCTGCGGCGCCTCGCGCGCGGCGAGCAGTTCTGGCAGGCGCATCGCGAGCATTACTATCAGCGGATGGTGCGGCTCGGCGTCGGCCACGCGCGCACCGCGCTCGCATGGTACGCGCTGATGCTGGCGGGCGTCGTTCTCGCCAACCTCGCGCTCGCGTTTGCGCCGGTGGCGCAGTGGGTCGCCGTCGCGGGCTGGGCTATCGTTCTGGTGGTGGCGGGACTCGCAGTCGATACATGCTGGCGGCGCCAAGCGGCGCTTGCCTCCGAACACTCTCGAGGTAGTCGCGGATGA
- a CDS encoding SDR family oxidoreductase: MTGRIAVTGANGFVGRAVTRALIDAGREPLGIVRQGAGPHTVQIASLDAITPAVFEGCDSVIHLAARVHVMRDAAADPLAAFRVVNVDGALKTADAARRAGATRFVFVSSIKALAEFDHGEPLKETDERRPPDAYGVSKAEAEVRLQEFGARTGLEIVIARPPLVYGPEVRANFLALMRAIAKGMPLPIGAVTAQRSLVYVDNLASALVECATNPRAAGQIFHVTDGDDPGVAELARRLGHHLKRPARLLPVPVGLLQAAGRLTGKTAQIERLTGSLRVDSAHIRDVLGWRPSYSLEAGLAATAACFLQQSAAEGR, translated from the coding sequence ATGACCGGGCGCATTGCCGTCACGGGCGCCAACGGCTTCGTCGGCCGCGCGGTCACGCGTGCGCTGATTGACGCGGGCAGGGAACCGCTCGGCATTGTCCGTCAGGGAGCGGGGCCGCATACCGTTCAAATAGCATCGCTCGATGCCATCACGCCCGCCGTCTTCGAAGGCTGCGATTCGGTGATTCACCTCGCCGCGCGCGTGCATGTCATGCGCGACGCCGCCGCCGATCCGCTCGCCGCGTTCCGCGTGGTCAATGTCGACGGGGCGCTGAAGACCGCCGACGCCGCCCGTCGCGCCGGCGCGACGCGCTTCGTCTTCGTGAGCAGCATCAAGGCGCTCGCGGAGTTCGACCACGGCGAGCCGCTGAAGGAAACAGACGAGCGTCGTCCGCCGGACGCGTATGGCGTCTCCAAAGCGGAAGCCGAAGTCAGGCTCCAGGAGTTCGGCGCGCGCACCGGGCTCGAGATCGTGATTGCGCGTCCGCCGCTCGTGTATGGGCCCGAGGTGCGCGCCAACTTTCTGGCGCTGATGCGGGCCATCGCGAAGGGCATGCCGCTGCCGATCGGCGCGGTGACGGCGCAAAGAAGTCTCGTCTATGTCGATAACCTCGCGAGTGCGCTCGTCGAATGCGCGACGAACCCGCGCGCGGCCGGCCAGATTTTCCACGTGACCGACGGCGACGATCCGGGCGTCGCCGAACTCGCGCGCCGGCTCGGGCATCATCTGAAGCGTCCGGCGCGTCTCTTGCCCGTACCCGTCGGCCTGTTGCAAGCGGCGGGGCGGCTCACCGGCAAGACCGCGCAAATCGAGCGGCTCACCGGCAGCTTGCGTGTCGATTCGGCGCATATCCGCGATGTGCTAGGCTGGCGCCCCTCGTACTCGCTGGAGGCGGGTCTCGCGGCCACCGCCGCGTGCTTTCTCCAGCAGAGTGCGGCAGAAGGACGCTAG
- a CDS encoding glycosyltransferase family 2 protein, translated as MQSKTSTGVNPDITSLTVSLVVYRPNAQLLERTLSTLNAAAQGLGAKSSGDGMQLYLVDNGGLERTPGCVMPKATVIQGQGNVGYGRGHNLAIERASSRYHLILNPDIELDADALTHALTFMDAHPEVGLLSPLILEEDGSQQFLCRRYPTVLDLFIRGFLPRSMRKPFEARLARYDMRDVIGTKDIVWDPPIVSGCFMLFRTEVLKKLGGFDPRYFLYFEDYDLSLRTHDVARVAYVPSVRVLHHGGDAAGKGWTHIKLFIASAYKFFSRFGWKWL; from the coding sequence ATGCAGTCCAAAACAAGCACGGGCGTGAATCCCGACATCACTTCGCTAACCGTTTCGCTCGTGGTCTATCGGCCGAATGCGCAACTTCTGGAGCGCACCCTCAGTACATTGAACGCTGCGGCGCAAGGGCTGGGCGCGAAGTCGTCCGGCGATGGCATGCAGCTTTATCTCGTGGATAACGGCGGACTGGAGCGTACGCCGGGTTGCGTGATGCCGAAAGCCACCGTCATCCAAGGCCAAGGCAACGTCGGCTACGGCCGCGGCCACAATCTCGCCATCGAGCGCGCATCGAGCCGTTACCACTTGATCCTGAACCCCGACATCGAACTGGACGCCGACGCGCTCACTCACGCGCTGACTTTCATGGATGCGCATCCAGAAGTCGGGCTCCTCTCACCGCTGATCCTGGAAGAAGACGGCAGTCAACAATTTCTTTGCCGCCGCTATCCCACGGTTCTGGACCTTTTCATTCGGGGCTTCCTCCCGCGCAGCATGAGAAAACCGTTCGAAGCGAGGCTCGCAAGATACGACATGCGCGACGTCATCGGGACCAAGGACATCGTCTGGGACCCGCCCATCGTCAGCGGCTGCTTCATGCTCTTTCGCACCGAAGTCCTGAAAAAGCTCGGCGGCTTCGATCCGCGCTATTTCCTCTATTTCGAAGACTACGACTTGAGCCTGCGCACGCACGACGTCGCGCGCGTGGCCTACGTGCCGTCCGTGCGCGTGCTGCATCACGGCGGCGACGCGGCCGGCAAGGGCTGGACGCATATCAAGCTCTTCATCGCGTCGGCGTACAAGTTCTTCAGCCGCTTTGGGTGGAAATGGCTATGA
- a CDS encoding GtrA family protein, translating into MTGRSLKQQRSPGLVVLIREALIAGRFALVGCAATLVHMAIAGTLVGQLRVPALFGNTCAFLCAFVLSFCGHYFWTFSQPGQPKRALLRFLTVSLTTFLINTALLASVLRNTSLSAVAATLGSAVIIPVISLVASRLWCFRDD; encoded by the coding sequence ATGACCGGGCGATCACTCAAGCAACAGCGATCGCCGGGCCTTGTAGTGCTGATCCGCGAGGCGCTCATCGCGGGGCGCTTCGCGCTCGTCGGTTGCGCCGCGACGCTCGTGCACATGGCAATTGCCGGGACGCTGGTCGGGCAGTTGCGCGTGCCAGCGCTTTTCGGCAACACCTGCGCTTTTCTCTGCGCATTCGTTCTTTCCTTTTGCGGCCACTACTTCTGGACGTTCAGCCAGCCCGGACAGCCGAAAAGGGCGCTGTTGCGGTTCTTGACCGTGTCGTTGACCACCTTTCTGATCAACACGGCACTCCTCGCGTCTGTTCTTCGTAATACGTCCCTTTCGGCGGTTGCGGCGACGCTCGGCTCGGCTGTCATCATCCCGGTGATTTCTCTGGTGGCAAGCCGGTTATGGTGCTTCAGAGACGACTAG
- a CDS encoding bifunctional 2-polyprenyl-6-hydroxyphenol methylase/3-demethylubiquinol 3-O-methyltransferase UbiG has translation MDVKETEILGDDIDRHWYYASKAKAMRAMLGTQVVSSILDVGAGSGYFSGKLLETTEAREAWCVDIGYPNDSDAFRAGKPVHYRRSIASSNADLVLLMDVLEHVDDDVALLAEYVRKVPAGARFLITVPAFQFLWSAHDDFLEHRRRYVLPQLEHVVREAGLHVDRGGYFFGGVFPIAAGMRLSQRYRAGEAPAQSQLKRHHWLVNRVLASICDAELPFMRWNRIAGLSIFCMATKKP, from the coding sequence ATGGATGTCAAGGAAACCGAGATACTCGGCGACGATATCGACCGTCACTGGTATTACGCCTCGAAGGCGAAGGCAATGCGCGCCATGCTGGGAACGCAGGTTGTGTCGAGCATTCTCGACGTGGGTGCGGGTTCTGGCTACTTCTCGGGAAAACTGCTCGAAACCACGGAAGCGCGGGAAGCCTGGTGCGTCGATATCGGTTACCCGAACGATTCCGATGCGTTCCGGGCGGGCAAGCCGGTTCATTACCGCAGATCGATCGCATCGAGCAATGCGGATCTCGTCCTGCTCATGGACGTCCTCGAGCATGTGGACGACGATGTAGCGTTGCTCGCGGAATACGTGCGAAAGGTGCCGGCGGGAGCGCGCTTTCTGATAACTGTTCCTGCCTTCCAGTTCCTCTGGAGTGCGCACGACGATTTTCTCGAACACAGGCGCCGTTATGTATTGCCTCAACTGGAGCATGTAGTCCGCGAGGCGGGATTGCATGTCGACCGTGGCGGATACTTTTTCGGTGGCGTGTTTCCGATTGCGGCTGGCATGCGACTCTCGCAGCGATATCGCGCTGGCGAAGCGCCGGCGCAGTCGCAATTGAAGCGCCATCACTGGCTCGTCAATAGAGTGCTCGCTTCCATCTGCGATGCAGAGTTGCCGTTCATGCGGTGGAATCGCATCGCTGGGCTGTCGATCTTCTGCATGGCCACAAAGAAACCATGA
- a CDS encoding glycosyltransferase family 2 protein yields the protein MNSTTSRDTELSDTGALQLSLVVPAYNEAEAIASFLARIDEVFGSVPAIELEIVFVNDGSTDDTLGELMRHQALDARVRIVDLSRNFGKEAALTAGLEAARGQVVVPIDADLQDPPELILEMIAVWRQGYEVVLARRVNRNADTWAKRASAACFYRIHNRIADLVIPENVGDFRLMDRVVVDAVKQLPESRRFMKGLFAWIGFRTAFVDYERHRRVAGRTKFNGWRLWNLALEGLTSFSTDPLRIWTYVGCLVSLVSFIFAIFIAVRVIVRGIDVPGYASLMVAVTFLGGLQLIGIGVIGEYLGRTYLESKRRPVFLVRKIYEPKG from the coding sequence TTGAACAGCACCACTTCCCGCGACACAGAACTATCCGACACCGGCGCGTTGCAGCTTTCGCTAGTGGTGCCCGCGTACAACGAGGCCGAGGCCATTGCCTCGTTCTTGGCTCGCATCGACGAAGTGTTCGGCTCGGTGCCCGCAATCGAGCTGGAGATCGTGTTCGTCAACGACGGAAGTACTGACGACACGCTTGGCGAATTGATGCGTCATCAGGCGTTGGACGCGCGCGTGAGGATCGTGGATCTGAGCCGCAACTTCGGCAAGGAGGCGGCCTTGACCGCTGGACTAGAGGCGGCTCGCGGACAGGTGGTCGTTCCGATCGATGCAGACCTGCAGGATCCGCCCGAACTGATCCTTGAAATGATCGCGGTCTGGCGGCAGGGCTACGAGGTGGTGCTCGCGCGCCGGGTAAATCGCAACGCGGATACATGGGCCAAACGCGCGTCGGCTGCGTGCTTCTACCGGATCCACAATCGAATTGCCGATCTGGTCATACCCGAGAACGTCGGGGATTTCCGGTTGATGGATCGCGTGGTGGTCGACGCAGTCAAGCAATTGCCGGAGTCCCGCCGCTTCATGAAGGGTCTGTTCGCCTGGATTGGATTTCGGACCGCCTTCGTCGACTACGAACGGCACAGGCGCGTCGCGGGCCGGACTAAATTCAACGGCTGGCGACTGTGGAACCTTGCGCTGGAAGGCCTCACGAGCTTCAGTACCGACCCGCTTCGCATCTGGACCTATGTGGGCTGCCTGGTATCGCTGGTGTCGTTCATCTTTGCGATCTTTATTGCTGTAAGAGTCATCGTCCGTGGAATTGACGTTCCGGGTTATGCGTCGCTGATGGTCGCCGTCACGTTTTTGGGTGGCCTGCAACTCATCGGGATTGGCGTCATTGGCGAATATCTCGGACGGACATATCTGGAATCGAAACGGCGTCCAGTATTCCTGGTGCGGAAAATCTACGAGCCGAAGGGCTGA